The Panicum hallii strain FIL2 chromosome 9, PHallii_v3.1, whole genome shotgun sequence genome has a window encoding:
- the LOC112878011 gene encoding expansin-A15-like, producing MATPRRLPPAVFFLAVVALLAAPAAVAAWSRGTATFYGGSDASGTMGGACGYGNLYTTGYGTATTALSQVLFSGGASCGQCFQIACDSQTDGRWCRPGAGPVTVTATNLCPPNYALPSNNGGWCNPPRAHFDMAQPAWVKIGVYQGGIIPVLYQRVACVRQGGVRFTITGFNYYELVLISNVGGSGSVASAWVQGTSTNRVPMSRNWGANWQSLAGIAGQALTFGVTTTGGQYIVFQNVVPVNWAFGMSFMSNLQFSY from the exons ATGGCGACGCCCAGACGACTGCCTCCGGCCGTCTTCTTCCTCGCTGTCGTCGCGCTGCTCGCTGCGCCGGCCGCCGTGGCGGCCTGGTCCAGGGGCACGGCCACGTTCTACGGCGGCAGTGACGCCTCCGGCACAATGG GCGGGGCGTGCGGGTACGGCAACCTGTACACGACGGGGTACGGCACGGCCACGACGGCGCTGAGCCAGGTGCTCTTCAGCGGCGGCGCGTCGTGCGGCCAGTGCTTCCAGATCGCGTGCGACTCCCAGACGGATGGGCGGTGGTGCCGCCCGGGCGCCGGTCCCGTGACGGTCACCGCCACCAACCTCTGCCCGCCCAACTACGCGCTCCCCAGCAACAACGGCGGCTGGTGCAACCCGCCGCGGGCGCACTTCGACATGGCGCAGCCGGCCTGGGTCAAGATCGGCGTCTACCAGGGCGGCATCATCCCCGTGCTGTACCAGCGCGTGGCCTGCGTCCGGCAGGGCGGCGTGCGCTTCACCATCACGGGGTTCAACTACTACGAGCTCGTGCTCATCTCCAACGTCGGCGGCAGCGGCTCCGTCGCCAGCGCCTGGGTCCAGGGCACGTCCACCAACCGGGTGCCCATGAGCAGGAATTGGGGCGCGAACTGGCAGTCGCTCGCCGGGATCGCCGGACAGGCGCTCACCTTCGGCGTCACCACCACGGGCGGACAGTACATCGTCTTCCAGAACGTCGTGCCCGTCAACTGGGCGTTCGGCATGTCCTTCATGAGCAACCTGCAGTTCTCCTACTGA